The Chelonoidis abingdonii isolate Lonesome George chromosome 11, CheloAbing_2.0, whole genome shotgun sequence genomic interval ACGCGCCGCGGCCGCTCACCAGGGCTCCCGGGCATATTCCTCCATGGCTCCAAACAGCGACCGCGCGGTCACGTGGGTGAAACGCTCCGCCCCCTTACCCCGCCTCCACGAAACGGGTGAGCCCCGCGGCCTGTTATTGGGCAGCTGGGATCACGTGTGTTTATCGCCTGAACGTCACATAAAGGCGCCGGGCGTCTCTCCGCTATGATTGGTCAGTTGGAGTCACGTGGCGGGGGAGACCCTTCTTTCCCGGGCCTGAGGGCTTAGGGAAGGGATTCCGCCTCCCTATTGGCTCGTCTTCGAGCACGTGACTTGTCACGCTTCTCACCGGCTCGGGGGAATCACGTGATTTTGCGGTCTTCACTCTGATTGGTTGTCTTTGGGGGCGGGACCCTCTGCTCTGGCTTCCGATTGGTCACCCGGAAAAAGTGAGACGGGAAAGCCCCGCTTGCCTCCCTCCCATTGGCCGGATCCCGTCACATGGGCACGGGGGGGCGAGAGCAAGTTGCCTGCGGCATCAGCCGAGCgacaggggcaggggagggtgctGATTGGCCCGAGTGCGTCACGTGCGTGGCTAGGGTCTGGGCTCAGCCTGGAGAGCGGCGGGGCCGGACGGAGACTGGTGGGGGAGACCCCGGGGGGCGGGGCCATGGGGGAGCCCGGGGGGAGGCCCGGGGGGCCCACGGCGGAGGGGTCATGGAGGATCCCGGGGGCGGTGGCCATGGGGGGCCCACGGGCAGGGCCGAGGCGGGGGAGCCCGGGGCCCACGGGGAGGGTCATGGGGGTCCCGGGCGGGGCCATGGGGGCCCACGGGCGGGGCCGAGGCGGGGGGAGCTCCGGGGGCCCACCGGGCGGGGGGTCATGGGGGGATCCCGGGCGGCGGGGCCCCCCCCGGCGATGTGAGACGCGGGGGCCGCGGGCCCTGGATCCCCCCGACTGacgcctccccccgcccccaggttcCGCTGCTCCTGATGCCGCTGCCGGTGGCGCTTCAGTCCCGCCTGGCCAAGAGAGGCCTCCTCAAGCACGTGGAGCCGGGTGCGTGCGAGACACCGGGCCTGGGGGGCACTAGGGGGCCGGGCGGAGGGCGCTGGGGGGCCAGGCGGGGGGCACTatggggtgctctcccctggggGACCAGGCGCTGGGGGGGCAGGATGGGTGGCGCtcggaggcagggcagggcagggggtgctctcccctgcgGGGCCGGGTAGGGGGACACTatggggtgctctcccctggggGGCCAggcgctggggggcagggcagggcagggcggggggggctTTCTCCTGGGGGCCAGGCACTAGGGGGCAGCGCATGGCAGAGGGTGCTCTcccctggggggctgggtgctggggggccgggccaggcggggggcactctcccctgggCGCTGGGGGGCACTCTCCCCCAGGGGGCCGGGCGTGCTATGGGGCGCTCTGCCCTGGGGGCtgggtgctggggagcagggcagagtggggggtgctctcccctggggGGCCGGGGGTGCTATGGGGTATGGTTCTGTACAGTTGGTTCTCTGACCCACACTGTCCTTAGAGCCCGAGGAGGAGGTCATCGCAGAAGATTACGATGACGACCACGTGGATTACGAAGCCACCAGAATTGAGAATTTGCCGCCCAACTGGTATAAAGTGTTTGACCCCATCTGGTAAGAGAGAACGCGCCTGTGCGGCGTAATGTGTGGCTgttcccagctgccccacccccgaagtggctgcatctcagcgtgCTATAATGGCAGGTGAATCAGCTCTgtgtctccccctgccctccagcggTCTCCCCTATTACTGGAACATGGAGAACGACCTGGTCTCCTGGCTCTCTCCTAACGATCCCAACTCCATCATCACCAAAGCTGCAAAGAAGTTGAAAAACAGCCTAGGTAATGGGAGGGAAATGGGGTTAGTTGGGGAGGGGcctgggattcaggactcctggccttctgtcccagctctgggtAGGGCATGGGGTTGAGTGGCTTAgactggggcagagtggaggggCCCGGATGTCGAGGTTCCCTCAGGAGTTGTCTGTGTGTCTCCCTCAGAGACTGATGAGAAGCCGGAGCGCCCCTACGAGAAGCCGGAGCGCGAGGAGGTGAAGGAGCGGCGTTACCATCGCCGGGAAGAGCTGGCGCCGTATCCCAAGAGCAAGAAAAGTGCGTGGAGGAGAAGAGACACAGATATGCGGGGTGGTGCCACTGGATCCGAGccagtggggcgggggaggaggatgAAGGTCCCACTTCATCCTGGAGTGGGTGGGGCTGAGAACAGGGCAGGGTGGCTGTGGGGACCAGAGACATGGGGGGCAAAGAGGGATGAGTACGGAGGGGAAGGGGGTGAATTAGTacctggggggatgggggtgtaGCTGGACTTGAGGGAGGGGGCCTTTGGGGGAGCACTCAACTGAGCAgtgtctctccctctccaggCAGCCGCAAGGACGAGGAGCTAGACCCCATGGACCCCAGTGCCTACTCGGATGCCCCACGGTGAGATCCTGCTGCCATTTCTCCCCCCTTGGGGCTGGGGGTCTGTAGTCCCAGTGTGGCTTGTGGGGGGGCTGGGtgacagagcaggggagggggttaCAGGGGGAGGAGTTTGGTGCAGTGGGGTCtaggtgggggaggagcctgTCACAGTGGGTGGGGCCTACCCAGAGGGCTGTGGCACTGAcattgcctccccccccccccgcccccccacaggGGCACATGGTCGACGGGGCTGCCGAAGCGCAACGAGGCGAAGACGGGGGCTGACACAACCGCAGCCGGGCCCCTGTTCCAGCAGCGCCCATACCCCAGCCCCGGTGCCGTGCTGCGGGCCAACGCCGAGGCCTCCCGCGCCAAGCAGCAGGACTGACCCCCCCACGCACCTTTGTAATAAACCTGGAGAGATGCAGCTGGGACGGACCTGTGTGTGTGCCCAGCCtgcatggggggctgggctgggggcactcTCCCTGGCatagggggctgggctggggagagcggggctgggtgTTGCCGGGCGGGGGactgcggggggcagggctgggtgttgctgggcagggggtgctctccccggcagacagggctgtggggagagggctggtCCGGGGTGCTCTCATCTATTTCCCTGAGTCCTTGGACTAGAggcgggagagaacccaggagtcctggctgccagctcccctgctctaaaccaCCAGCCCCCCCtgagctgaggagagaacccaggagtcctggctcctagcccccctgctctaatccccagaccccactgccctaccagagctgggatagaacccaggagtcctggctcccagctcccctgctctaaccctgcAGCCCcgagctgaggagagaacccaggagtcctgcctctcaGCCCCCTCACTCTAACctaccagcccccactcccctcccagagctgggagagaacccaggagtcctggctcccaaccccctgctctaaccactagaccccactcccctcccagagctgggagagaacccaggagtcctggctcccagcacccctgctctaacccactggacctcccaccccccgcagagccggggagagaacccaggagtcctgcagcCCCACAGATGACAGGAC includes:
- the PQBP1 gene encoding polyglutamine-binding protein 1, giving the protein MPLPVALQSRLAKRGLLKHVEPEPEEEVIAEDYDDDHVDYEATRIENLPPNWYKVFDPICGLPYYWNMENDLVSWLSPNDPNSIITKAAKKLKNSLETDEKPERPYEKPEREEVKERRYHRREELAPYPKSKKSSRKDEELDPMDPSAYSDAPRGTWSTGLPKRNEAKTGADTTAAGPLFQQRPYPSPGAVLRANAEASRAKQQD